The Litorilinea aerophila region GTCCGTTCATATGCCCGTTCATTTGTCCGGTTGATTGGGAGCGGGCTTGTGGCCCTGTGGTTGGCCGCCTGCACCGCCACCCTGCCCCCCGCCACCACCCCCCAGCCGGCAGCAAGCCCTGCCGGCTTCCCCGTGACCATCGATAACTGTGGGCTGACCATCTCCTACCCGGCACCCCCCACCCGGGCCGTCACCATGAACCAGGCCGCCACCGAGATCATGCTCTCCCTGGGCCTGGGCGATCACATGGTGGGCACCGCCTACCTGGACGACGCCATTCTTCCCGAGCTGGAGGAAGCCTACCAGGCCATCCCAGTCCTGGCAGACGAGTATCCCTCCCAGGAGGTGCTGCTGGTGGCAGAGCCGGACTTCGTCTACGGTGCCTACCGCAGCGCATTTGGCGACGAGGCCGCGGGGCCCCGGGAGCGCCTGCTGGAGCTGGGCATCCGCTCCTACCTGTCGGTGGCTTCCTGCGAGGATCCGGCCCTGCGCCCGGAACGGGTCACCTTCGAGACGGTCTACGACGAGATCCGGGACATCGGCCGCATCTTCGGCGCGTCCGACCGGGCCGAGGCCCTGGTGGCCGCCATGCAGGCCCGGCTGGACCAGGTAGCGGCTGCCAATGGGCAGGAGACAGAGCCCTTGCGGGTCTTCTGGTTTGACAGCGGAGACGATGAGCCCTTCGCCGGCGCCTGCTGTGGCGCGCCCAACATGATCCTGGAAGCAGCCGGCGCCCAGAACATCTTCGCCGACGCCAGCGGCAGTTGGGCCACAGTAAGCT contains the following coding sequences:
- a CDS encoding ABC transporter substrate-binding protein, with the protein product MALWLAACTATLPPATTPQPAASPAGFPVTIDNCGLTISYPAPPTRAVTMNQAATEIMLSLGLGDHMVGTAYLDDAILPELEEAYQAIPVLADEYPSQEVLLVAEPDFVYGAYRSAFGDEAAGPRERLLELGIRSYLSVASCEDPALRPERVTFETVYDEIRDIGRIFGASDRAEALVAAMQARLDQVAAANGQETEPLRVFWFDSGDDEPFAGACCGAPNMILEAAGAQNIFADASGSWATVSWEEVIARDPQAIVVIDAEWSPAQEKIELLRSNPAYATITAVQQERFVVLPFSATTLGVRNAQAVVDLAQGLYPDRFAAHGE